One Amaranthus tricolor cultivar Red isolate AtriRed21 chromosome 1, ASM2621246v1, whole genome shotgun sequence DNA window includes the following coding sequences:
- the LOC130799536 gene encoding disease resistance protein RGA2-like isoform X1 — translation MDVSGGLQLVQTILATLGSPIWREIDSILGVESQLVKLKETISTIQAVLLGADQEELHQQQRRSDLERYRLQRLNDALYKADDLFDEIATVKCRKNLMSSNKVSRELCLFFSSSNQLYSAYIWSKEMKNIRKILDKIVKDHQHEVVPRKSVTLETWRMVRHDPRETHSLCSESDIIGREDDKKKVIDMLLSSTSVEKNVSVISIVGIGGLGKTSLAQLVYNDAIIQTEFPLRMWVCVSDDFNVGALLQQIIAAARKDEKELNMLSMDRLQSSLGEVLNGKKYLLVLDDIWNEDYCKWDDLSVLLEKGGSGSKILVTTRSNRVANIVGSRKIHELGGLSEDDSWKLFERIAFEGENNQNEDDLVKIGKEIICKCKNVPLAIRVVGSLLRRQDTRTWEYIKNTDLVNIKQDDNGILPVLKISYYHLPFHLKSCFKYCAVFPKDYKIMKDDLIHMWMALGFVMPLDGQSLEDAGDEYFNHLLQRCFFQDVEKDSYGGIKSCKMHDLIHDVAKEVAGTEILSSNNSTNHFNEKTRHSFLDRNTIEGSDDIVSSFNKMKRMRSLLSNNDFSSFPSSKFLTLCSRINLLLSEVRYLRVLDLRCMFLEKVPSMIGQLIHLRYLDLSYNEDLNMLPESITKLYNLQTLKLHGCSGLNTLPRDLSKLVNLRDLDIFNCRSLRYMPPGMNKMTSLHKLTGFVISGKRKTSTWGSGCVGKLEDLENFTNHADILQILVRKFVRCDAFEAKICGNLLSKHLRKIKIIWRDDNDDSEENTNAKVSLQGLESCHNLSKIYLEGILRLEHLPPLHHLRHLKFLTLFGLRDLKFVQSSDISEDGAPTASGNTEELVFFPSLERLWLEDLPKLKRWWKTTSESDLGKVEAQYNQFTTTGMHFNTYSFPRLTQLGICKCPFLTAIPRCPNLDYINLKTNGAFSEYKIGWSSDANLFSTCHDSINRRSVIDDAGYFNFVSFHRLSHLSISFYKITESFPSGKVFQSDRLCFVRSLDINYCWKLKRLSWEGFWDYCTALETLCLSHNHELELEDVEEEEEDNNNSNKHGDEGEIRKEVTPWRFLSSLRDLKLDDLPKLKKLPNGMRHLTSLQSLKIKNCKNLKSMSEVMRHLTSLQQLSLISNSAELNARCKEPSGADWPNIQHISNIKIRVYNNTIYTSV, via the exons ATGGATGTTTCTGGAGGTCTTCAATTGGTTCAAACTATCTTAGCCACGCTGGGTTCACCAATTTGGAGGGAAATTGATTCCATATTGGGTGTTGAATCTCAGCTTGTAAAACTCAAGGAAACCATTTCCACTATTCAGGCTGTGCTTCTTGGTGCTGATCAAGAAGAGCTTCATCAGCAACAGCGTCGCAGTGATCTTGAACGTTACAGACTCCAGAGGCTTAACGATGCTCTTTACAAAGCTGACGACTTATTTGATGAGATTGCTACTGTTAAATGTCGCAAGAATCTCATGTCCTCCAACAAAGTCAGCAGAGAGCTATGTCTTTTCTTTTCTAGCTCTAATCAGCTCTATTCTGCTTACATTTGGTCTAAAGAGATGAAAAACATCAGGAAGATCTTGGATAAGATCGTTAAAGATCATCAACATGAGGTTGTTCCGAGAAAGTCGGTAACTCTTGAGACGTGGCGGATGGTGAGACATGACCCCAGGGAGACTCACTCTCTCTGTAGTGAAAGTGATATTATAGGCAGAGAAGACGACAAGAAGAAAGTCATTGACATGCTACTCAGCAGCACTTCTGTTGAGAAAAATGTATCCGTTATTAGCATTGTTGGAATTGGAGGGCTGGGTAAAACTAGTCTTGCCCAATTAGTTTATAATGATGCAATAATCCAGACTGAATTCCCTTTGAGAATGTGGGTTTGTGTTTCTGATGATTTCAATGTTGGTGCCCTTCTTCAGCAAATCATTGCAGCGGCAAGGAAAGATGAGAAAGAACTGAATATGCTAAGTATGGACAGACTCCAGAGCAGTCTCGGGGAAGTACTTAATGGGAAGAAATATCTCCTCGTTTTGGATGATATTTGGAACGAAGACTACTGTAAATGGGATgatttgagtgttttgttggaAAAAGGTGGGAGCGGTAGCAAAATTCTAGTGACTACTCGCTCTAATAGGGTGGCGAATATTGTAGGAAGCCGTAAGATTCATGAGCTGGGAGGCCTCTCTGAAGATGACTCTTGGAAGTTGTTTGAAAGAATTGCATTTGAAGGTGAGAACAATCAAAATGAAGACGATTTGGTTAAAATCGGGAAAGAGATTATTTGCAAGTGCAAAAATGTTCCACTTGCCATACGGGTTGTTGGAAGTCTTCTTCGACGTCAAGATACACGTACATGGGAATATATAAAGAACACTGATTTGGTAAACATAAAACAAGATGATAATGGAATACTACCTGTGTTGAAAATCAGTTATTATCATCTTCCGTTTCATTTGAAGAGCTGCTTCAAGTATTGTGCTGTTTTTCCCAAGGATTACAAGATTATGAAGGATGATTTGATTCATATGTGGATGGCACTAGGTTTTGTTATGCCTTTGGATGGACAGAGTCTTGAGGATGCTGGTGATGAATATTTCAACCATCTATTGCAACGGTGCTTCTTCCAAGATGTTGAAAAAGATTCATATGGTGGAATTAAATCATGCAAAATGCATGATTTGATCCACGATGTTGCTAAAGAAGTTGCAGGCACTGAAATCTTGTCATCCAACAACAGCACAAATCATTTTAATGAGAAAACTCGTCACTCTTTTCTTGATCGTAATACAATCGAAGGAAGTGATGATATTGTTAGTTCTTTCAACAAGATGAAACGAATGCGTTCGCTTTTAAGTAATAATGATTTCTCTTCCTTTCCTTCTAGCAAATTTCTTACTTTATGTTCAAGAATAAATCTATTGTTATCAGAAGTGAGATATTTAAGAGTCTTAGACTTGCGTTGTATGTTTTTAGAGAAAGTCCCGAGTATGATTGGTCAATTGATACATCTAAGATATCTTGACCTCTCATATAATGAAGACCTCAACATGTTGCCGGAATCCATTACTAAGCTTTACAACCTGCAAACATTGAAGCTACATGGTTGTTCGGGACTGAATACATTGCCAAGAGACTTGAGCAAATTAGTTAATCTCAGGGACTTGGACATATTTAACTGCAGAAGTTTGAGATATATGCCTCCAGGGATGAATAAAATGACATCCTTGCATAAGTTAACAGGGTTTGTAATCAGCGGAAAAAGAAAGACTTCTACATGGGGGTCAGGTTGTGTTGGAAAGCTTGAAGATTTGGAAAATTTTACGAATCATGCTGACATTCTGCAAATTTTGGTTAGGAAATTTGTCAGGTGTGATGCATTTGAAGCTAAGATATGTGGAAATCTGTTGAGCAAGCATCTCAGGAAAATCAAGATTATTTGGCGAGATGACAACGATGATAGTGAGGAGAATACTAATGCAAAGGTATCGTTACAAGGCTTGGAATCCTGCCATAATCTCTCAAAGATATACTTGGAGGGGATTTTAAGGTTAGAGCATCTTCCACCATTGCATCATTTACGCCATTTGAAATTCCTTACGTTGTTTGGATTGAGGGACCTGAAATTTGTGCAAAGTAGTGATATTAGTGAAGATGGGGCTCCTACGGCATCGGGAAATACAGAGGAGTTGGTATTCTTTCCATCCCTTGAACGGCTTTGGCTAGAAGATCTGCCAAAATTAAAGAGGTGGTGGAAGACAACATCAGAATCAGATTTAGGGAAGGTGGAAGCTCAATATAATCAGTTCACGACAACAGGAATGCATTTCAATACATATTCATTCCCTCGACTTACTCAACTGGGAATATGTAAATGTCCTTTTTTGACAGCCATTCCTCGGTGTCCAAATCTAGATTATATAAATTTGAAGACGAATGGAGCATTCAGCGAATATAAGATTGGATGGAGTAGTGATGCAAATCTTTTCTCAACATGTCATGATTCAATTAATAGAAGATCAGTGATAGATGACGCTggatattttaattttgtgtcTTTCCATCGCCTTTCTCATCTAAGCATATCCTTTTACAAGATTACAGAGAGTTTTCCAAGTGGGAAGGTGTTCCAAAGTGACCGCCTATGCTTTGTTCGCTCTCTTGATATTAATTATTGCTGGAAATTAAAGAGATTGTCATGGGAAGGATTTTGGGACTATTGCACTGCCTTGGAGACCCTCTGTTTGAGTCATAACCATGAGTTGGAGTTGGAggatgttgaagaagaagaagaagataacAATAACAGCAACAAGCATGGAGATGAAGGAGAGATTAGAAAGGAGGTGACACCTTGGAGATTCCTTTCTTCTCTTCGTGATTTGAAATTAGATGATCTCCCAAAGCTAAAGAAGCTGCCAAATGGGATGCGCCACTTGACTTCACTCCAATcccttaaaattaaaaattgtaagaATTTGAAATCAATGTCAGAAGTGATGCGCCATCTCACCTCTTTGCAACAACTTAGTTTGATAAGTAATTCAGCGGAACTTAACGCAAGATGCAAGGAGCCAAGTGGTGCAGACTGGCCCAATATCCAACACATCTCCAATATTAAAATTCGA GTATATAATAATACAATTTATACTAGTGTTTAA
- the LOC130799536 gene encoding disease resistance protein RGA2-like isoform X2 has protein sequence MDVSGGLQLVQTILATLGSPIWREIDSILGVESQLVKLKETISTIQAVLLGADQEELHQQQRRSDLERYRLQRLNDALYKADDLFDEIATVKCRKNLMSSNKVSRELCLFFSSSNQLYSAYIWSKEMKNIRKILDKIVKDHQHEVVPRKSVTLETWRMVRHDPRETHSLCSESDIIGREDDKKKVIDMLLSSTSVEKNVSVISIVGIGGLGKTSLAQLVYNDAIIQTEFPLRMWVCVSDDFNVGALLQQIIAAARKDEKELNMLSMDRLQSSLGEVLNGKKYLLVLDDIWNEDYCKWDDLSVLLEKGGSGSKILVTTRSNRVANIVGSRKIHELGGLSEDDSWKLFERIAFEGENNQNEDDLVKIGKEIICKCKNVPLAIRVVGSLLRRQDTRTWEYIKNTDLVNIKQDDNGILPVLKISYYHLPFHLKSCFKYCAVFPKDYKIMKDDLIHMWMALGFVMPLDGQSLEDAGDEYFNHLLQRCFFQDVEKDSYGGIKSCKMHDLIHDVAKEVAGTEILSSNNSTNHFNEKTRHSFLDRNTIEGSDDIVSSFNKMKRMRSLLKKVPSMIGQLIHLRYLDLSYNEDLNMLPESITKLYNLQTLKLHGCSGLNTLPRDLSKLVNLRDLDIFNCRSLRYMPPGMNKMTSLHKLTGFVISGKRKTSTWGSGCVGKLEDLENFTNHADILQILVRKFVRCDAFEAKICGNLLSKHLRKIKIIWRDDNDDSEENTNAKVSLQGLESCHNLSKIYLEGILRLEHLPPLHHLRHLKFLTLFGLRDLKFVQSSDISEDGAPTASGNTEELVFFPSLERLWLEDLPKLKRWWKTTSESDLGKVEAQYNQFTTTGMHFNTYSFPRLTQLGICKCPFLTAIPRCPNLDYINLKTNGAFSEYKIGWSSDANLFSTCHDSINRRSVIDDAGYFNFVSFHRLSHLSISFYKITESFPSGKVFQSDRLCFVRSLDINYCWKLKRLSWEGFWDYCTALETLCLSHNHELELEDVEEEEEDNNNSNKHGDEGEIRKEVTPWRFLSSLRDLKLDDLPKLKKLPNGMRHLTSLQSLKIKNCKNLKSMSEVMRHLTSLQQLSLISNSAELNARCKEPSGADWPNIQHISNIKIRVYNNTIYTSV, from the exons ATGGATGTTTCTGGAGGTCTTCAATTGGTTCAAACTATCTTAGCCACGCTGGGTTCACCAATTTGGAGGGAAATTGATTCCATATTGGGTGTTGAATCTCAGCTTGTAAAACTCAAGGAAACCATTTCCACTATTCAGGCTGTGCTTCTTGGTGCTGATCAAGAAGAGCTTCATCAGCAACAGCGTCGCAGTGATCTTGAACGTTACAGACTCCAGAGGCTTAACGATGCTCTTTACAAAGCTGACGACTTATTTGATGAGATTGCTACTGTTAAATGTCGCAAGAATCTCATGTCCTCCAACAAAGTCAGCAGAGAGCTATGTCTTTTCTTTTCTAGCTCTAATCAGCTCTATTCTGCTTACATTTGGTCTAAAGAGATGAAAAACATCAGGAAGATCTTGGATAAGATCGTTAAAGATCATCAACATGAGGTTGTTCCGAGAAAGTCGGTAACTCTTGAGACGTGGCGGATGGTGAGACATGACCCCAGGGAGACTCACTCTCTCTGTAGTGAAAGTGATATTATAGGCAGAGAAGACGACAAGAAGAAAGTCATTGACATGCTACTCAGCAGCACTTCTGTTGAGAAAAATGTATCCGTTATTAGCATTGTTGGAATTGGAGGGCTGGGTAAAACTAGTCTTGCCCAATTAGTTTATAATGATGCAATAATCCAGACTGAATTCCCTTTGAGAATGTGGGTTTGTGTTTCTGATGATTTCAATGTTGGTGCCCTTCTTCAGCAAATCATTGCAGCGGCAAGGAAAGATGAGAAAGAACTGAATATGCTAAGTATGGACAGACTCCAGAGCAGTCTCGGGGAAGTACTTAATGGGAAGAAATATCTCCTCGTTTTGGATGATATTTGGAACGAAGACTACTGTAAATGGGATgatttgagtgttttgttggaAAAAGGTGGGAGCGGTAGCAAAATTCTAGTGACTACTCGCTCTAATAGGGTGGCGAATATTGTAGGAAGCCGTAAGATTCATGAGCTGGGAGGCCTCTCTGAAGATGACTCTTGGAAGTTGTTTGAAAGAATTGCATTTGAAGGTGAGAACAATCAAAATGAAGACGATTTGGTTAAAATCGGGAAAGAGATTATTTGCAAGTGCAAAAATGTTCCACTTGCCATACGGGTTGTTGGAAGTCTTCTTCGACGTCAAGATACACGTACATGGGAATATATAAAGAACACTGATTTGGTAAACATAAAACAAGATGATAATGGAATACTACCTGTGTTGAAAATCAGTTATTATCATCTTCCGTTTCATTTGAAGAGCTGCTTCAAGTATTGTGCTGTTTTTCCCAAGGATTACAAGATTATGAAGGATGATTTGATTCATATGTGGATGGCACTAGGTTTTGTTATGCCTTTGGATGGACAGAGTCTTGAGGATGCTGGTGATGAATATTTCAACCATCTATTGCAACGGTGCTTCTTCCAAGATGTTGAAAAAGATTCATATGGTGGAATTAAATCATGCAAAATGCATGATTTGATCCACGATGTTGCTAAAGAAGTTGCAGGCACTGAAATCTTGTCATCCAACAACAGCACAAATCATTTTAATGAGAAAACTCGTCACTCTTTTCTTGATCGTAATACAATCGAAGGAAGTGATGATATTGTTAGTTCTTTCAACAAGATGAAACGAATGCGTTCGCTTTTAA AGAAAGTCCCGAGTATGATTGGTCAATTGATACATCTAAGATATCTTGACCTCTCATATAATGAAGACCTCAACATGTTGCCGGAATCCATTACTAAGCTTTACAACCTGCAAACATTGAAGCTACATGGTTGTTCGGGACTGAATACATTGCCAAGAGACTTGAGCAAATTAGTTAATCTCAGGGACTTGGACATATTTAACTGCAGAAGTTTGAGATATATGCCTCCAGGGATGAATAAAATGACATCCTTGCATAAGTTAACAGGGTTTGTAATCAGCGGAAAAAGAAAGACTTCTACATGGGGGTCAGGTTGTGTTGGAAAGCTTGAAGATTTGGAAAATTTTACGAATCATGCTGACATTCTGCAAATTTTGGTTAGGAAATTTGTCAGGTGTGATGCATTTGAAGCTAAGATATGTGGAAATCTGTTGAGCAAGCATCTCAGGAAAATCAAGATTATTTGGCGAGATGACAACGATGATAGTGAGGAGAATACTAATGCAAAGGTATCGTTACAAGGCTTGGAATCCTGCCATAATCTCTCAAAGATATACTTGGAGGGGATTTTAAGGTTAGAGCATCTTCCACCATTGCATCATTTACGCCATTTGAAATTCCTTACGTTGTTTGGATTGAGGGACCTGAAATTTGTGCAAAGTAGTGATATTAGTGAAGATGGGGCTCCTACGGCATCGGGAAATACAGAGGAGTTGGTATTCTTTCCATCCCTTGAACGGCTTTGGCTAGAAGATCTGCCAAAATTAAAGAGGTGGTGGAAGACAACATCAGAATCAGATTTAGGGAAGGTGGAAGCTCAATATAATCAGTTCACGACAACAGGAATGCATTTCAATACATATTCATTCCCTCGACTTACTCAACTGGGAATATGTAAATGTCCTTTTTTGACAGCCATTCCTCGGTGTCCAAATCTAGATTATATAAATTTGAAGACGAATGGAGCATTCAGCGAATATAAGATTGGATGGAGTAGTGATGCAAATCTTTTCTCAACATGTCATGATTCAATTAATAGAAGATCAGTGATAGATGACGCTggatattttaattttgtgtcTTTCCATCGCCTTTCTCATCTAAGCATATCCTTTTACAAGATTACAGAGAGTTTTCCAAGTGGGAAGGTGTTCCAAAGTGACCGCCTATGCTTTGTTCGCTCTCTTGATATTAATTATTGCTGGAAATTAAAGAGATTGTCATGGGAAGGATTTTGGGACTATTGCACTGCCTTGGAGACCCTCTGTTTGAGTCATAACCATGAGTTGGAGTTGGAggatgttgaagaagaagaagaagataacAATAACAGCAACAAGCATGGAGATGAAGGAGAGATTAGAAAGGAGGTGACACCTTGGAGATTCCTTTCTTCTCTTCGTGATTTGAAATTAGATGATCTCCCAAAGCTAAAGAAGCTGCCAAATGGGATGCGCCACTTGACTTCACTCCAATcccttaaaattaaaaattgtaagaATTTGAAATCAATGTCAGAAGTGATGCGCCATCTCACCTCTTTGCAACAACTTAGTTTGATAAGTAATTCAGCGGAACTTAACGCAAGATGCAAGGAGCCAAGTGGTGCAGACTGGCCCAATATCCAACACATCTCCAATATTAAAATTCGA GTATATAATAATACAATTTATACTAGTGTTTAA
- the LOC130815432 gene encoding uncharacterized protein LOC130815432: MTLDILILCLWNLSIAFSSKDILCIEFGNYRDTESLLRGKVFQSDRLCFVRSLDISFCPKLKRLSWEGFWDHCTALETLCLMNNHELELEDDEEEEEENNNNNRHGDEEEIRKEVTPWRFLSHPLRNLELDDLPKLKKLPNGMRHLTSLQSLEIRDCKNLKSMSEVMRHLTSLQQLSLISNSAELNARCKEPSGADWPNIQHIELISLQF, encoded by the coding sequence ATGACGCTGGATATCTTAATTTTGTGCCTTTGGAATCTTTCCATCGCCTTTTCATCTAAGGATATCCTATGCATAGAGTTTGGAAATTATAGAGATACAGAGAGTTTGCTAAGAGGGAAGGTGTTCCAAAGTGACCGCTTATGCTTTGTACGCTCTCTTGATATTAGTTTTTGCCCGAAATTAAAGAGATTGTCATGGGAAGGATTTTGGGACCATTGCACTGCCTTGGAGACACTCTGTTTGATGAATAACCATGAGTTGGAGTTGgaggatgatgaagaagaagaagaagagaacaataacaacaacaggcATGGAGATGAAGAAGAGATTAGAAAGGAGGTGACACCTTGGAGATTCCTTTCTCATCCTCTTCGTAATTTGGAATTAGATGATCTCCCAAAGCTAAAGAAGCTGCCAAATGGGATGCGCCACTTGACTTCACTCCAATCCCTTGAAATTAGAGATTGTAAGAATTTGAAATCAATGTCAGAAGTAATGCGCCATCTCACCTCTTTGCAACAACTTAGTTTGATAAGCAACTCAGCGGAACTTAACGCAAGATGCAAGGAGCCAAGTGGTGCAGACTGGCCCAATATCCAACACATTGAGCTTATTAGTCTTCAGTTTTGA
- the LOC130799536 gene encoding putative disease resistance protein RGA1 isoform X3, with translation MDVSGGLQLVQTILATLGSPIWREIDSILGVESQLVKLKETISTIQAVLLGADQEELHQQQRRSDLERYRLQRLNDALYKADDLFDEIATVKCRKNLMSSNKVSRELCLFFSSSNQLYSAYIWSKEMKNIRKILDKIVKDHQHEVVPRKSVTLETWRMVRHDPRETHSLCSESDIIGREDDKKKVIDMLLSSTSVEKNVSVISIVGIGGLGKTSLAQLVYNDAIIQTEFPLRMWVCVSDDFNVGALLQQIIAAARKDEKELNMLSMDRLQSSLGEVLNGKKYLLVLDDIWNEDYCKWDDLSVLLEKGGSGSKILVTTRSNRVANIVGSRKIHELGGLSEDDSWKLFERIAFEGENNQNEDDLVKIGKEIICKCKNVPLAIRVVGSLLRRQDTRTWEYIKNTDLVNIKQDDNGILPVLKISYYHLPFHLKSCFKYCAVFPKDYKIMKDDLIHMWMALGFVMPLDGQSLEDAGDEYFNHLLQRCFFQDVEKDSYGGIKSCKMHDLIHDVAKEVAGTEILSSNNSTNHFNEKTRHSFLDRNTIEGSDDIVSSFNKMKRMRSLLSNNDFSSFPSSKFLTLCSRINLLLSEVRYLRVLDLRCMFLEKVPSMIGQLIHLRYLDLSYNEDLNMLPESITKLYNLQTLKLHGCSGLNTLPRDLSKLVNLRDLDIFNCRSLRYMPPGMNKMTSLHKLTGFVISGKRKTSTWGSGCVGKLEDLENFTNHADILQILVRKFVRCDAFEAKICGNLLSKHLRKIKIIWRDDNDDSEENTNAKVSLQGLESCHNLSKIYLEGILRLEHLPPLHHLRHLKFLTLFGLRDLKFVQSSDISEDGAPTASGNTEELVFFPSLERLWLEDLPKLKRWWKTTSESDLGKVEAQYNQFTTTGMHFNTYSFPRLTQLGICKCPFLTAIPRCPNLDYINLKTNGAFSEYKIGWSSDANLFSTCHDSINRRSVIDDAGYFNFVSFHRLSHLSISFYKITESFPSGKVFQSDRLCFVRSLDINYCWKLKRLSWEGFWDYCTALETLCLSHNHELELEDVEEEEEDNNNSNKHGDEGEIRKEVYNNTIYTSV, from the exons ATGGATGTTTCTGGAGGTCTTCAATTGGTTCAAACTATCTTAGCCACGCTGGGTTCACCAATTTGGAGGGAAATTGATTCCATATTGGGTGTTGAATCTCAGCTTGTAAAACTCAAGGAAACCATTTCCACTATTCAGGCTGTGCTTCTTGGTGCTGATCAAGAAGAGCTTCATCAGCAACAGCGTCGCAGTGATCTTGAACGTTACAGACTCCAGAGGCTTAACGATGCTCTTTACAAAGCTGACGACTTATTTGATGAGATTGCTACTGTTAAATGTCGCAAGAATCTCATGTCCTCCAACAAAGTCAGCAGAGAGCTATGTCTTTTCTTTTCTAGCTCTAATCAGCTCTATTCTGCTTACATTTGGTCTAAAGAGATGAAAAACATCAGGAAGATCTTGGATAAGATCGTTAAAGATCATCAACATGAGGTTGTTCCGAGAAAGTCGGTAACTCTTGAGACGTGGCGGATGGTGAGACATGACCCCAGGGAGACTCACTCTCTCTGTAGTGAAAGTGATATTATAGGCAGAGAAGACGACAAGAAGAAAGTCATTGACATGCTACTCAGCAGCACTTCTGTTGAGAAAAATGTATCCGTTATTAGCATTGTTGGAATTGGAGGGCTGGGTAAAACTAGTCTTGCCCAATTAGTTTATAATGATGCAATAATCCAGACTGAATTCCCTTTGAGAATGTGGGTTTGTGTTTCTGATGATTTCAATGTTGGTGCCCTTCTTCAGCAAATCATTGCAGCGGCAAGGAAAGATGAGAAAGAACTGAATATGCTAAGTATGGACAGACTCCAGAGCAGTCTCGGGGAAGTACTTAATGGGAAGAAATATCTCCTCGTTTTGGATGATATTTGGAACGAAGACTACTGTAAATGGGATgatttgagtgttttgttggaAAAAGGTGGGAGCGGTAGCAAAATTCTAGTGACTACTCGCTCTAATAGGGTGGCGAATATTGTAGGAAGCCGTAAGATTCATGAGCTGGGAGGCCTCTCTGAAGATGACTCTTGGAAGTTGTTTGAAAGAATTGCATTTGAAGGTGAGAACAATCAAAATGAAGACGATTTGGTTAAAATCGGGAAAGAGATTATTTGCAAGTGCAAAAATGTTCCACTTGCCATACGGGTTGTTGGAAGTCTTCTTCGACGTCAAGATACACGTACATGGGAATATATAAAGAACACTGATTTGGTAAACATAAAACAAGATGATAATGGAATACTACCTGTGTTGAAAATCAGTTATTATCATCTTCCGTTTCATTTGAAGAGCTGCTTCAAGTATTGTGCTGTTTTTCCCAAGGATTACAAGATTATGAAGGATGATTTGATTCATATGTGGATGGCACTAGGTTTTGTTATGCCTTTGGATGGACAGAGTCTTGAGGATGCTGGTGATGAATATTTCAACCATCTATTGCAACGGTGCTTCTTCCAAGATGTTGAAAAAGATTCATATGGTGGAATTAAATCATGCAAAATGCATGATTTGATCCACGATGTTGCTAAAGAAGTTGCAGGCACTGAAATCTTGTCATCCAACAACAGCACAAATCATTTTAATGAGAAAACTCGTCACTCTTTTCTTGATCGTAATACAATCGAAGGAAGTGATGATATTGTTAGTTCTTTCAACAAGATGAAACGAATGCGTTCGCTTTTAAGTAATAATGATTTCTCTTCCTTTCCTTCTAGCAAATTTCTTACTTTATGTTCAAGAATAAATCTATTGTTATCAGAAGTGAGATATTTAAGAGTCTTAGACTTGCGTTGTATGTTTTTAGAGAAAGTCCCGAGTATGATTGGTCAATTGATACATCTAAGATATCTTGACCTCTCATATAATGAAGACCTCAACATGTTGCCGGAATCCATTACTAAGCTTTACAACCTGCAAACATTGAAGCTACATGGTTGTTCGGGACTGAATACATTGCCAAGAGACTTGAGCAAATTAGTTAATCTCAGGGACTTGGACATATTTAACTGCAGAAGTTTGAGATATATGCCTCCAGGGATGAATAAAATGACATCCTTGCATAAGTTAACAGGGTTTGTAATCAGCGGAAAAAGAAAGACTTCTACATGGGGGTCAGGTTGTGTTGGAAAGCTTGAAGATTTGGAAAATTTTACGAATCATGCTGACATTCTGCAAATTTTGGTTAGGAAATTTGTCAGGTGTGATGCATTTGAAGCTAAGATATGTGGAAATCTGTTGAGCAAGCATCTCAGGAAAATCAAGATTATTTGGCGAGATGACAACGATGATAGTGAGGAGAATACTAATGCAAAGGTATCGTTACAAGGCTTGGAATCCTGCCATAATCTCTCAAAGATATACTTGGAGGGGATTTTAAGGTTAGAGCATCTTCCACCATTGCATCATTTACGCCATTTGAAATTCCTTACGTTGTTTGGATTGAGGGACCTGAAATTTGTGCAAAGTAGTGATATTAGTGAAGATGGGGCTCCTACGGCATCGGGAAATACAGAGGAGTTGGTATTCTTTCCATCCCTTGAACGGCTTTGGCTAGAAGATCTGCCAAAATTAAAGAGGTGGTGGAAGACAACATCAGAATCAGATTTAGGGAAGGTGGAAGCTCAATATAATCAGTTCACGACAACAGGAATGCATTTCAATACATATTCATTCCCTCGACTTACTCAACTGGGAATATGTAAATGTCCTTTTTTGACAGCCATTCCTCGGTGTCCAAATCTAGATTATATAAATTTGAAGACGAATGGAGCATTCAGCGAATATAAGATTGGATGGAGTAGTGATGCAAATCTTTTCTCAACATGTCATGATTCAATTAATAGAAGATCAGTGATAGATGACGCTggatattttaattttgtgtcTTTCCATCGCCTTTCTCATCTAAGCATATCCTTTTACAAGATTACAGAGAGTTTTCCAAGTGGGAAGGTGTTCCAAAGTGACCGCCTATGCTTTGTTCGCTCTCTTGATATTAATTATTGCTGGAAATTAAAGAGATTGTCATGGGAAGGATTTTGGGACTATTGCACTGCCTTGGAGACCCTCTGTTTGAGTCATAACCATGAGTTGGAGTTGGAggatgttgaagaagaagaagaagataacAATAACAGCAACAAGCATGGAGATGAAGGAGAGATTAGAAAGGAG GTATATAATAATACAATTTATACTAGTGTTTAA